A genomic window from Denticeps clupeoides chromosome 11, fDenClu1.1, whole genome shotgun sequence includes:
- the ntng2a gene encoding zonadhesin isoform X7 — protein MVVTAPTLLSTAAQPTGTSLSPVPQPSDAQPTDPQATQSGVSVTSASTVAGWTVDDSALPGVTPGAAEPTGRAPPPDPLTDPAVLLVATGQTTVPDSTATAQTDSLAVTMTSSSASSVGKDQEVTSPAEAVTSAAVPSDTVTAASESEPMAVGTMVSAPDADPTRVDKATDEAPSPTTEAETVAVDFPVATNVDPLETNAFPAAIEVVPAETDDVSAPPEPENIPVETNAAPLEPKNVPVQTSVPAATEVVPAETDDVSAPPDPENIPVETNAAPLEPNNVPVQTSGSPLDPDNFPFETNAAPPEPKNVSVETKTVPPEPEKVPEETNNVPPESENLFVETKTVSPEPEKVPAETNSVPSEPENVPVEPNNVPPKTVNVPAETNNVPPEPEKVPVEPNNVPLEPEKVPVEPNNVPPEPENVPVEPNNVPLEPEKVPVEPNNVPPKTVNVPAETNNVPAEPEKVPVEISAVPPDDGPPVTESASVEMNPAPPVNDPVLNVVPAVVESEGRDKSETDLERKGSEKKKTETVREGTERVTERSVTGKSEKSKEASEKVEESKGAKEKRGKHEKKKEKEDEKKDYEKKAVAKLLIPGGPRTQLTKITYIRFEDCECYGHSNRCSYIDFINIVTCVSCKHNTRGQNCQHCRLGYFRNASAELDDENVCIECNCNQLGSLHARCNETGYCQCREGSTGQKCDDCLPGYNWKQGCISNMCDDELLLCQNGGTCFQNQKCLCLPEFKGVLCEQPRCDSEEGCDGASASYLSPAALLLCLLANAVAALTSW, from the exons ATGGTGGTGACGGCACCGACACTGCTGTCTACGGCGGCACAGCCCACAGGCACATCACTGTCCCCTGTGCCACAGCCCTCAGACGCACAGCCGACTGACCCACAAGCCACTCAGTCTGGTGTCTCTGTGACGTCGGCTTCCACAGTAGCAGGTTGGACCGTTG ATGACAGTGCCCTCCCCGGAGTCACGCCTGGAGCCGCCGAGCCCACAGGCAGGGCGCCGCCACCTGACCCCCTCACTGATCCAGCAG TGTTGCTTGTGGCAACAGGCCAAACCACAGTGCCAGATTCCACAGCAACCGCCCAGACAGATAGTCTAGCTGTGACCATGACCTCTTCCTCAGCTTCATCGGTGGGCAAGGACCAGGAAG TTACTTCGCCAGCAGAAGCAGTCACCTCAGCAGCTGTGCCATCTGACACCGTCACTGCGGCCTCTGAATCAGAACCTATGGCGGTGGGAACCATGGTCTCAGCTCCAGATGCAGATCCTACGAGGGTGGACAAAG CAACTGATGAAGCTCCTTCACCAACAACAG AAGCTGAAACTGTAGCAGTGGATTTTCCTGTAGCAACCAATGTGGATCCCCTAGAAACCAATGCTTTTCCTGCAGCAATTGAGGTTGTTCCTGCAGAAACTGATGATGTTTCTGCTCCTCCAGAACCTGAAAATATTCCTGTTGAAACCAATGCTGCTCCCCTAGAACCTAAGAATGTTCCTGTACAAACAAGTGTTCCAGCAGCAACTGAGGTTGTTCCTGCAGAAACTGATGATGTTTCTGCTCCTCCAGATCCTGAAAACATTCCTGTTGAAACCAATGCTGCTCCCCTAGAACCTAACAATGTTCCTGTACAAACAAGTGGATCTCCTCTAGATCCTGATAATTTTCCTTTTGAAACCAATGCTGCTCCTCCAGAACCCAAGAATGTTTCTGTAGAAACAAAAACTGTTCCTCCAGAACCTGAGAAAGTTCCTGAAGAAACAAACAATGTTCCTCCAGAATCCGAGAATCTTTTTGTAGAGACCAAAACTGTTTCTCCAGAGCCCGAGAAAGTTCCTGCAGAAACCAACAGTGTTCCTTCAGAGCCTGAGAATGTTCCTGTAGAACCCAACAATGTTCCTCCAAAAACTGTAAATGTCCCTGCAGAAACCAACAATGTTCCTCCAGAACCTGAGAAAGTTCCTGTAGAACCCAACAATGTTCCTCTAGAACCTGAGAAAGTTCCTGTAGAACCCAACAATGTTCCTCCAGAACCTGAGAATGTTCCTGTAGAACCCAACAATGTTCCTCTAGAACCTGAGAAAGTTCCTGTAGAACCCAACAATGTTCCTCCAAAAACTGTAAATGTCCCTGCAGAAACCAACAATGTTCCAGCAGAACCTGAGAAAGTCCCTGTAGAAATCAGTGCTGTCCCTCCAGATGATGGTCCCCCAGTAACTGAGTCTGCATCAGTAGAAATGAATCCAGCTCCTCCAGTAAACGATCCAGTGCTTAATGTAGTGCCTGCTGTGGTAGAATCTGAAGGTCGTGATAAGAGTGAAACTGATCTTGAGCGAAAGGGttcagaaaagaagaaaactgaAACTGTACGAGAGGGCACAGAAAGAGTGACAGAGAGATCAG TGACTGGAAAGAGTGAGAAGAGCAAGGAAGCTTCTGAGAAAGTGGAAGAGAGCAAGGGAGCCAAAGAGAAAAGgggaaagcatgaaaaaaagaaagaaaaggaggaTGAAAAGAAAGACTATGAGAAAAAAG CTGTTGCGAAGCTTTTAATTCCTGGTGGACCCAGGACCCAGCTGACAAAGATAACGTACATCAGATTTGAAG ACTGCGAGTGCTACGGTCACTCGAACCGCTGCAGTTATATTGATTTTATCAACATTGTGACCTGCGTGAGCTGTAAACACAACACTAGGGGGCAGAACTGCCAGCACTGTCGCTTGGGATACTTCCGGAATGCCTCAGCCGAACTGGACGATGAGAATGTTTGCATAG AATGCAACTGCAACCAGCTGGGCTCCCTGCACGCTCGCTGCAACGAGACGGGCTACTGTCAGTGCCGAGAAGGCTCCACCGGGCAGAAGTGTGACGACTGCCTGCCCGGCTACAACTGGAAACAAGGCTGCATCT CCAACATGTGCGACGACGAGCTTCTGCTGTGCCAGAACGGCGGCACCTGCTTCCAGAACCAGAAGTGTCTGTGTCTGCCGGAGTTCAAGGGCGTCCTGTGCGAACAGCCGCGCTGCGACAGTGAAGAGGGCTGTGATGGCGCCAGCGCCTCCTACCTCAGCCCGGCCGCCCTGCTGCTCTGCCTTCTAGCCAACGCCGTGGCCGCATTAACTTCCTGGTGA
- the ntng2a gene encoding zonadhesin isoform X6 has protein sequence MVVTAPTLLSTAAQPTGTSLSPVPQPSDAQPTDPQATQSGVSVTSASTVAGWTVDDSALPGVTPGAAEPTGRAPPPDPLTDPAVLLVATGQTTVPDSTATAQTDSLAVTMTSSSASSVGKDQEVTSPAEAVTSAAVPSDTVTAASESEPMAVGTMVSAPDADPTRVDKATSAVPETDALPLPANDTLPTATDSALPATDEAPSPTTGVVPKVAESDILGTNAVTPSIEAASPAAVPTEAETVAVDFPVATNVDPLETNAFPAAIEVVPAETDDVSAPPDPENIPVETNAAPLEPNNVPVQTSGSPLDPDNFPFETNAAPPEPKNVSVETKTVPPEPEKVPEETNNVPPESENLFVETKTVSPEPEKVPAETNSVPSEPENVPVEPNNVPPKTVNVPAETNNVPPEPEKVPVEPNNVPLEPEKVPVEPNNVPPEPENVPVEPNNVPLEPEKVPVEPNNVPPKTVNVPAETNNVPAEPEKVPVEISAVPPDDGPPVTESASVEMNPAPPVNDPVLNVVPAVVESEGRDKSETDLERKGSEKKKTETVREGTERVTERSVTGKSEKSKEASEKVEESKGAKEKRGKHEKKKEKEDEKKDYEKKAVAKLLIPGGPRTQLTKITYIRFEDCECYGHSNRCSYIDFINIVTCVSCKHNTRGQNCQHCRLGYFRNASAELDDENVCIECNCNQLGSLHARCNETGYCQCREGSTGQKCDDCLPGYNWKQGCISNMCDDELLLCQNGGTCFQNQKCLCLPEFKGVLCEQPRCDSEEGCDGASASYLSPAALLLCLLANAVAALTSW, from the exons ATGGTGGTGACGGCACCGACACTGCTGTCTACGGCGGCACAGCCCACAGGCACATCACTGTCCCCTGTGCCACAGCCCTCAGACGCACAGCCGACTGACCCACAAGCCACTCAGTCTGGTGTCTCTGTGACGTCGGCTTCCACAGTAGCAGGTTGGACCGTTG ATGACAGTGCCCTCCCCGGAGTCACGCCTGGAGCCGCCGAGCCCACAGGCAGGGCGCCGCCACCTGACCCCCTCACTGATCCAGCAG TGTTGCTTGTGGCAACAGGCCAAACCACAGTGCCAGATTCCACAGCAACCGCCCAGACAGATAGTCTAGCTGTGACCATGACCTCTTCCTCAGCTTCATCGGTGGGCAAGGACCAGGAAG TTACTTCGCCAGCAGAAGCAGTCACCTCAGCAGCTGTGCCATCTGACACCGTCACTGCGGCCTCTGAATCAGAACCTATGGCGGTGGGAACCATGGTCTCAGCTCCAGATGCAGATCCTACGAGGGTGGACAAAG CAACCAGCGCTGTTCCGGAAACTGatgctcttcctcttcctgcaaATGACACTCTTCCTACTGCAACTGATTCTGCACTCCCAGCAACTGATGAAGCTCCTTCACCAACAACAGGTGTGGTCCCAAAAGTTGCTGAATCTGATATTCTGGGAACAAATGCTGTTACTCCTTCAATTGAAGCTGCTTCACCTGCTGCTGTTCCAACAGAAGCTGAAACTGTAGCAGTGGATTTTCCTGTAGCAACCAATGTGGATCCCCTAGAAACCAATGCTTTTCCTGCAGCAATTGAG GTTGTTCCTGCAGAAACTGATGATGTTTCTGCTCCTCCAGATCCTGAAAACATTCCTGTTGAAACCAATGCTGCTCCCCTAGAACCTAACAATGTTCCTGTACAAACAAGTGGATCTCCTCTAGATCCTGATAATTTTCCTTTTGAAACCAATGCTGCTCCTCCAGAACCCAAGAATGTTTCTGTAGAAACAAAAACTGTTCCTCCAGAACCTGAGAAAGTTCCTGAAGAAACAAACAATGTTCCTCCAGAATCCGAGAATCTTTTTGTAGAGACCAAAACTGTTTCTCCAGAGCCCGAGAAAGTTCCTGCAGAAACCAACAGTGTTCCTTCAGAGCCTGAGAATGTTCCTGTAGAACCCAACAATGTTCCTCCAAAAACTGTAAATGTCCCTGCAGAAACCAACAATGTTCCTCCAGAACCTGAGAAAGTTCCTGTAGAACCCAACAATGTTCCTCTAGAACCTGAGAAAGTTCCTGTAGAACCCAACAATGTTCCTCCAGAACCTGAGAATGTTCCTGTAGAACCCAACAATGTTCCTCTAGAACCTGAGAAAGTTCCTGTAGAACCCAACAATGTTCCTCCAAAAACTGTAAATGTCCCTGCAGAAACCAACAATGTTCCAGCAGAACCTGAGAAAGTCCCTGTAGAAATCAGTGCTGTCCCTCCAGATGATGGTCCCCCAGTAACTGAGTCTGCATCAGTAGAAATGAATCCAGCTCCTCCAGTAAACGATCCAGTGCTTAATGTAGTGCCTGCTGTGGTAGAATCTGAAGGTCGTGATAAGAGTGAAACTGATCTTGAGCGAAAGGGttcagaaaagaagaaaactgaAACTGTACGAGAGGGCACAGAAAGAGTGACAGAGAGATCAG TGACTGGAAAGAGTGAGAAGAGCAAGGAAGCTTCTGAGAAAGTGGAAGAGAGCAAGGGAGCCAAAGAGAAAAGgggaaagcatgaaaaaaagaaagaaaaggaggaTGAAAAGAAAGACTATGAGAAAAAAG CTGTTGCGAAGCTTTTAATTCCTGGTGGACCCAGGACCCAGCTGACAAAGATAACGTACATCAGATTTGAAG ACTGCGAGTGCTACGGTCACTCGAACCGCTGCAGTTATATTGATTTTATCAACATTGTGACCTGCGTGAGCTGTAAACACAACACTAGGGGGCAGAACTGCCAGCACTGTCGCTTGGGATACTTCCGGAATGCCTCAGCCGAACTGGACGATGAGAATGTTTGCATAG AATGCAACTGCAACCAGCTGGGCTCCCTGCACGCTCGCTGCAACGAGACGGGCTACTGTCAGTGCCGAGAAGGCTCCACCGGGCAGAAGTGTGACGACTGCCTGCCCGGCTACAACTGGAAACAAGGCTGCATCT CCAACATGTGCGACGACGAGCTTCTGCTGTGCCAGAACGGCGGCACCTGCTTCCAGAACCAGAAGTGTCTGTGTCTGCCGGAGTTCAAGGGCGTCCTGTGCGAACAGCCGCGCTGCGACAGTGAAGAGGGCTGTGATGGCGCCAGCGCCTCCTACCTCAGCCCGGCCGCCCTGCTGCTCTGCCTTCTAGCCAACGCCGTGGCCGCATTAACTTCCTGGTGA
- the ntng2a gene encoding zonadhesin isoform X1, which translates to MVVTAPTLLSTAAQPTGTSLSPVPQPSDAQPTDPQATQSGVSVTSASTVAGWTVDDSALPGVTPGAAEPTGRAPPPDPLTDPAVLLVATGQTTVPDSTATAQTDSLAVTMTSSSASSVGKDQEVTSPAEAVTSAAVPSDTVTAASESEPMAVGTMVSAPDADPTRVDKATSAVPETDALPLPANDTLPTATDSALPATDEAPSPTTGVVPKVAESDILGTNAVTPSIEAASPAAVPTEAETVAVDFPVATNVDPLETNAFPAAIEVVPAETDDVSAPPEPENIPVETNAAPLEPKNVPVQTSVPAATEVVPAETDDVSAPPDPENIPVETNAAPLEPNNVPVQTSGSPLDPDNFPFETNAAPPEPKNVSVETKTVPPEPEKVPEETNNVPPESENLFVETKTVSPEPEKVPAETNSVPSEPENVPVEPNNVPPKTVNVPAETNNVPPEPEKVPVEPNNVPLEPEKVPVEPNNVPPEPENVPVEPNNVPLEPEKVPVEPNNVPPKTVNVPAETNNVPAEPEKVPVEISAVPPDDGPPVTESASVEMNPAPPVNDPVLNVVPAVVESEGRDKSETDLERKGSEKKKTETVREGTERVTERSVTGKSEKSKEASEKVEESKGAKEKRGKHEKKKEKEDEKKDYEKKAVAKLLIPGGPRTQLTKITYIRFEDCECYGHSNRCSYIDFINIVTCVSCKHNTRGQNCQHCRLGYFRNASAELDDENVCIECNCNQLGSLHARCNETGYCQCREGSTGQKCDDCLPGYNWKQGCISNMCDDELLLCQNGGTCFQNQKCLCLPEFKGVLCEQPRCDSEEGCDGASASYLSPAALLLCLLANAVAALTSW; encoded by the exons ATGGTGGTGACGGCACCGACACTGCTGTCTACGGCGGCACAGCCCACAGGCACATCACTGTCCCCTGTGCCACAGCCCTCAGACGCACAGCCGACTGACCCACAAGCCACTCAGTCTGGTGTCTCTGTGACGTCGGCTTCCACAGTAGCAGGTTGGACCGTTG ATGACAGTGCCCTCCCCGGAGTCACGCCTGGAGCCGCCGAGCCCACAGGCAGGGCGCCGCCACCTGACCCCCTCACTGATCCAGCAG TGTTGCTTGTGGCAACAGGCCAAACCACAGTGCCAGATTCCACAGCAACCGCCCAGACAGATAGTCTAGCTGTGACCATGACCTCTTCCTCAGCTTCATCGGTGGGCAAGGACCAGGAAG TTACTTCGCCAGCAGAAGCAGTCACCTCAGCAGCTGTGCCATCTGACACCGTCACTGCGGCCTCTGAATCAGAACCTATGGCGGTGGGAACCATGGTCTCAGCTCCAGATGCAGATCCTACGAGGGTGGACAAAG CAACCAGCGCTGTTCCGGAAACTGatgctcttcctcttcctgcaaATGACACTCTTCCTACTGCAACTGATTCTGCACTCCCAGCAACTGATGAAGCTCCTTCACCAACAACAGGTGTGGTCCCAAAAGTTGCTGAATCTGATATTCTGGGAACAAATGCTGTTACTCCTTCAATTGAAGCTGCTTCACCTGCTGCTGTTCCAACAGAAGCTGAAACTGTAGCAGTGGATTTTCCTGTAGCAACCAATGTGGATCCCCTAGAAACCAATGCTTTTCCTGCAGCAATTGAGGTTGTTCCTGCAGAAACTGATGATGTTTCTGCTCCTCCAGAACCTGAAAATATTCCTGTTGAAACCAATGCTGCTCCCCTAGAACCTAAGAATGTTCCTGTACAAACAAGTGTTCCAGCAGCAACTGAGGTTGTTCCTGCAGAAACTGATGATGTTTCTGCTCCTCCAGATCCTGAAAACATTCCTGTTGAAACCAATGCTGCTCCCCTAGAACCTAACAATGTTCCTGTACAAACAAGTGGATCTCCTCTAGATCCTGATAATTTTCCTTTTGAAACCAATGCTGCTCCTCCAGAACCCAAGAATGTTTCTGTAGAAACAAAAACTGTTCCTCCAGAACCTGAGAAAGTTCCTGAAGAAACAAACAATGTTCCTCCAGAATCCGAGAATCTTTTTGTAGAGACCAAAACTGTTTCTCCAGAGCCCGAGAAAGTTCCTGCAGAAACCAACAGTGTTCCTTCAGAGCCTGAGAATGTTCCTGTAGAACCCAACAATGTTCCTCCAAAAACTGTAAATGTCCCTGCAGAAACCAACAATGTTCCTCCAGAACCTGAGAAAGTTCCTGTAGAACCCAACAATGTTCCTCTAGAACCTGAGAAAGTTCCTGTAGAACCCAACAATGTTCCTCCAGAACCTGAGAATGTTCCTGTAGAACCCAACAATGTTCCTCTAGAACCTGAGAAAGTTCCTGTAGAACCCAACAATGTTCCTCCAAAAACTGTAAATGTCCCTGCAGAAACCAACAATGTTCCAGCAGAACCTGAGAAAGTCCCTGTAGAAATCAGTGCTGTCCCTCCAGATGATGGTCCCCCAGTAACTGAGTCTGCATCAGTAGAAATGAATCCAGCTCCTCCAGTAAACGATCCAGTGCTTAATGTAGTGCCTGCTGTGGTAGAATCTGAAGGTCGTGATAAGAGTGAAACTGATCTTGAGCGAAAGGGttcagaaaagaagaaaactgaAACTGTACGAGAGGGCACAGAAAGAGTGACAGAGAGATCAG TGACTGGAAAGAGTGAGAAGAGCAAGGAAGCTTCTGAGAAAGTGGAAGAGAGCAAGGGAGCCAAAGAGAAAAGgggaaagcatgaaaaaaagaaagaaaaggaggaTGAAAAGAAAGACTATGAGAAAAAAG CTGTTGCGAAGCTTTTAATTCCTGGTGGACCCAGGACCCAGCTGACAAAGATAACGTACATCAGATTTGAAG ACTGCGAGTGCTACGGTCACTCGAACCGCTGCAGTTATATTGATTTTATCAACATTGTGACCTGCGTGAGCTGTAAACACAACACTAGGGGGCAGAACTGCCAGCACTGTCGCTTGGGATACTTCCGGAATGCCTCAGCCGAACTGGACGATGAGAATGTTTGCATAG AATGCAACTGCAACCAGCTGGGCTCCCTGCACGCTCGCTGCAACGAGACGGGCTACTGTCAGTGCCGAGAAGGCTCCACCGGGCAGAAGTGTGACGACTGCCTGCCCGGCTACAACTGGAAACAAGGCTGCATCT CCAACATGTGCGACGACGAGCTTCTGCTGTGCCAGAACGGCGGCACCTGCTTCCAGAACCAGAAGTGTCTGTGTCTGCCGGAGTTCAAGGGCGTCCTGTGCGAACAGCCGCGCTGCGACAGTGAAGAGGGCTGTGATGGCGCCAGCGCCTCCTACCTCAGCCCGGCCGCCCTGCTGCTCTGCCTTCTAGCCAACGCCGTGGCCGCATTAACTTCCTGGTGA